Proteins encoded in a region of the Bradyrhizobium sp. CB3481 genome:
- a CDS encoding TrmJ/YjtD family RNA methyltransferase: MSGTDKSKTGLDLAGPIVILVEPQLGENIGMAARAMGNFALSRLRIVNPRDGWPNIAAQRAAAGADHILEQAELFDTVEQAVADLTLLFATTARAHDQAKPVVGPEAAAAEIVAHVGGGGGAGILFGRERWGLQNEEVALANRIITFPVNPGFASLNLAQAVLLIGYEWFKHSTGGALPFAMPERSEPASQHQTQAFFDNLVRELDKVEFLRPKEKRETMLVNLRNIFTRMDPTKQDMHTLHGVVMAIAEGRKGPAKGGVLDGEQATRLRALLAEHGQGAAAPGDSSTVRGLARLLRRNPTDAERILWQSLTRDRRFAGQFKRQTPVGRHIPDFVSFVHRLAIELVNPNESDAIVADRAMRKTWLKARDYRVVEMRVADVEADLATELARLEKAMGAQAR; this comes from the coding sequence ATGTCCGGCACCGATAAATCCAAAACTGGTCTCGACCTGGCCGGACCAATTGTGATCCTCGTCGAGCCGCAGCTCGGCGAGAATATCGGCATGGCGGCGCGCGCGATGGGCAATTTCGCGCTGTCGCGGCTGCGCATCGTCAACCCGCGCGACGGCTGGCCGAACATCGCCGCGCAGCGGGCGGCGGCGGGCGCCGATCACATTCTGGAGCAGGCCGAACTGTTCGATACCGTCGAGCAGGCGGTCGCGGACCTGACCCTGCTGTTTGCCACCACCGCCCGCGCCCATGACCAAGCCAAGCCGGTGGTTGGGCCGGAAGCTGCCGCCGCTGAGATCGTGGCCCATGTCGGGGGAGGCGGCGGGGCCGGCATCCTGTTCGGCCGCGAACGCTGGGGACTGCAGAACGAGGAGGTCGCGCTCGCCAACCGGATCATCACCTTTCCGGTCAATCCGGGTTTTGCCTCGCTGAACCTCGCGCAGGCGGTACTGCTGATCGGCTACGAGTGGTTCAAGCATTCGACGGGCGGCGCGCTGCCGTTTGCGATGCCGGAACGGTCCGAGCCGGCCTCGCAGCACCAGACGCAGGCGTTCTTCGACAATCTGGTCCGCGAGCTCGACAAGGTCGAATTCCTCCGCCCGAAGGAGAAGCGCGAGACCATGCTGGTCAACCTGCGCAACATCTTTACGCGGATGGACCCGACCAAGCAGGACATGCACACGCTGCACGGCGTGGTGATGGCGATCGCGGAAGGGCGCAAGGGCCCGGCCAAGGGCGGCGTGCTTGACGGCGAGCAGGCGACCCGGCTGCGTGCGCTCCTCGCCGAGCACGGGCAGGGGGCCGCGGCGCCCGGCGACAGTTCCACCGTGCGCGGGCTTGCCCGGCTGCTCCGCCGCAACCCGACGGATGCCGAGCGGATCTTGTGGCAATCGCTGACCCGCGACCGCCGCTTCGCCGGCCAGTTCAAGCGCCAGACCCCGGTCGGGCGCCATATCCCCGATTTCGTCTCCTTCGTGCATCGGCTCGCGATCGAACTCGTCAACCCGAACGAGTCGGACGCGATCGTCGCCGACCGTGCGATGCGGAAAACATGGCTCAAGGCGCGTGATTACCGCGTCGTCGAGATGCGGGTGGCGGATGTCGAAGCGGATCTCGCGACGGAACTGGCGCGGTTGGAGAAGGCCATGGGGGCACAGGCGCGCTAG
- a CDS encoding DUF1326 domain-containing protein codes for MATSDWRLEGEWVKNCNCAFGCPCDFNALPTQGYCKGAVGMRITKGHFKDTALDGLVFAAVVHFPGALHEGNGQLQPIIDERATSEQREALFNIMSGKFAAEGTLFQILSVIVTKIHDPLFVPFEFSFDKEGRVARMVAKGVLETEVEPIKNPVTGLPHRIQVVMPEGFEHRAAEVASANIRSNGAIKFETQGTHSSLANVVQTPEGIVA; via the coding sequence ATGGCTACATCTGACTGGCGTCTCGAAGGTGAATGGGTCAAGAACTGCAACTGCGCATTTGGCTGTCCGTGCGATTTCAATGCGCTGCCGACGCAAGGATATTGCAAGGGCGCGGTCGGCATGCGGATCACCAAGGGGCATTTCAAAGACACAGCGCTCGATGGTTTGGTTTTTGCGGCCGTGGTTCATTTTCCCGGCGCGCTGCACGAGGGCAATGGCCAGTTGCAGCCGATCATCGACGAGCGCGCGACAAGCGAGCAGCGCGAGGCGCTGTTCAACATCATGTCGGGCAAGTTTGCCGCCGAGGGCACGCTATTCCAGATCCTCAGCGTGATCGTGACCAAGATCCATGATCCGCTATTCGTGCCGTTTGAGTTCTCGTTCGACAAGGAAGGACGCGTTGCGCGCATGGTAGCCAAGGGCGTGCTGGAAACCGAGGTCGAGCCGATCAAGAATCCGGTGACAGGACTGCCGCACCGCATTCAGGTTGTGATGCCGGAGGGTTTCGAACACCGCGCTGCCGAGGTCGCCTCGGCCAACATCCGCTCGAACGGTGCCATTAAATTCGAAACCCAGGGCACGCACAGCTCGCTCGCAAACGTCGTGCAGACGCCCGAAGGTATCGTGGCCTAG
- a CDS encoding DUF2182 domain-containing protein yields the protein MTGTWSLEQTLRHDRLIVAIGLATVVAFSWGYLLAGAGIDMSMADMPMDPEPWSADQALLMFAMWWVMMIAMMVPSAAPAILLFAAVKRRQAATDSPVIASWLFLAGYLVVWAGFSVIAVLLQWTLDQAGLLSGMMASTSNVLAGVILIAAGLYQMTPIKRACLRYCQSPLLFLSSYWQPDALGPLRMGLRHGGYCVGCCWFLMALLFVVGIMNLAWVAAVAIYVAFEKLMPHHQWLSRAAGIVLIVAGAVVLVRGYVDFAPASL from the coding sequence ATGACGGGGACCTGGTCACTCGAGCAGACCCTCCGGCACGATCGCCTGATCGTCGCCATCGGATTGGCGACGGTGGTTGCATTCTCCTGGGGCTATTTGCTTGCGGGCGCCGGCATCGACATGAGCATGGCCGACATGCCGATGGACCCTGAGCCGTGGTCTGCGGATCAGGCGTTGCTCATGTTCGCGATGTGGTGGGTGATGATGATCGCGATGATGGTGCCCAGCGCTGCCCCCGCGATCCTGCTGTTCGCTGCCGTCAAGCGCCGGCAGGCGGCGACGGACAGCCCCGTCATCGCAAGCTGGCTGTTTCTTGCCGGTTATCTCGTGGTCTGGGCGGGCTTCAGCGTCATTGCGGTGTTGCTGCAGTGGACGCTCGATCAGGCCGGGCTGCTGTCCGGCATGATGGCGAGCACGAGCAATGTGCTCGCCGGGGTCATCCTGATCGCGGCCGGGCTTTATCAGATGACGCCGATCAAGCGCGCCTGTCTGCGTTATTGCCAGAGCCCGTTGCTGTTCCTCTCGAGCTACTGGCAACCGGATGCGTTGGGCCCGTTGCGCATGGGTCTTCGGCACGGCGGCTATTGCGTCGGCTGCTGCTGGTTTTTGATGGCACTGCTCTTCGTCGTCGGCATCATGAATCTTGCCTGGGTCGCGGCTGTCGCGATTTATGTCGCCTTTGAGAAGCTGATGCCGCACCACCAATGGCTCAGCCGCGCCGCGGGGATAGTCCTCATCGTGGCCGGCGCCGTCGTCCTCGTGCGCGGCTACGTCGATTTTGCCCCGGCTTCGCTGTAA
- a CDS encoding TetR/AcrR family transcriptional regulator has product MAKSVSRKKQFAVGDEESARGRLLSAATHLFCKNGINATGIDAIIDEAGTAKTTLYKLFGSKTNLVNAVLESEGKAWREWFIGAMEDGGGDAQAKLKRIFPALKHWFAEERFYGCPFINAVAEHDKHAKQFRTIALRHKKVVLAHIEKLAGEMGATEPQMFAHQLALLIDGAIVAAMVSRDPSVADTAGLAASNLFGPAKAKKPKRTGSVAEFAVV; this is encoded by the coding sequence ATGGCCAAATCGGTTTCAAGGAAGAAGCAATTCGCGGTGGGCGACGAGGAATCGGCGCGCGGCCGCCTGCTCAGCGCGGCGACGCATCTGTTCTGCAAGAACGGCATCAACGCGACAGGCATCGACGCCATCATCGATGAGGCCGGCACCGCCAAGACCACGCTCTATAAATTATTCGGCTCCAAGACCAACCTCGTCAACGCCGTGCTGGAAAGCGAAGGCAAGGCGTGGCGCGAATGGTTCATCGGTGCGATGGAAGATGGCGGCGGCGACGCACAGGCAAAATTGAAGCGGATCTTTCCGGCGCTGAAGCACTGGTTCGCCGAAGAGCGGTTCTACGGCTGCCCCTTCATCAACGCGGTCGCCGAGCACGACAAGCATGCAAAACAGTTCCGCACCATCGCGCTGCGCCACAAGAAGGTCGTGCTGGCGCACATCGAAAAGCTCGCCGGCGAAATGGGCGCGACTGAACCACAGATGTTCGCCCACCAGTTGGCACTATTGATCGACGGCGCCATCGTCGCCGCCATGGTCTCGCGCGATCCCTCCGTCGCCGACACCGCGGGCCTCGCGGCGAGCAACCTATTCGGGCCGGCCAAGGCAAAAAAGCCGAAGCGGACTGGCAGCGTTGCGGAGTTCGCCGTGGTCTGA
- a CDS encoding OsmC family protein encodes MTAVAQKTVLTGCLAPIDKGGLEQLIANGKANPKVIKTLKCRTVAEGKFRHANYIRNLAPYIVDEPPGLLGDDTAPNPSEASLAALGSCLAVGLHANAVYRGWIVNKLELELEGDLNITAVWGTGDVSEKPVGFTDVRVKVDMECEGIAPAEIETLVAHVKKWSPVANTFTRPVNLEVGI; translated from the coding sequence ATGACCGCGGTCGCCCAGAAAACAGTGCTCACCGGCTGCCTTGCGCCGATCGACAAAGGCGGGCTTGAGCAGCTCATCGCCAACGGCAAGGCCAATCCGAAGGTCATCAAGACCTTGAAGTGCAGGACGGTGGCGGAGGGCAAATTCCGCCATGCCAACTACATCCGCAACCTCGCGCCCTACATCGTCGACGAGCCGCCGGGCCTGCTCGGCGACGACACCGCGCCCAATCCGTCGGAAGCATCATTGGCCGCACTCGGCTCGTGCCTTGCGGTCGGCCTGCACGCTAACGCCGTTTACCGCGGCTGGATCGTCAACAAGCTCGAGCTCGAACTGGAAGGCGACCTCAACATCACGGCGGTGTGGGGCACCGGTGACGTCAGCGAGAAGCCGGTCGGCTTCACCGATGTTCGCGTCAAGGTCGACATGGAATGCGAGGGCATCGCGCCGGCCGAGATCGAGACGCTGGTCGCGCATGTCAAGAAGTGGTCTCCGGTCGCCAACACGTTCACGCGGCCCGTCAATCTCGAGGTCGGCATCTAG
- a CDS encoding acyl-CoA dehydrogenase family protein, whose protein sequence is MGSLALSRADVSDRPAPTIVDEVARIARHELAPLAPDIDAGSVYPGDLLRRLGKVGVWGSHVPLEGPADLRCAIQSIAALGEVCGASAFMAWCQMTLVWYVANSTNMKLARRFGDSYSTGRVLGGTGLSNPMKSFFGIEKLKLKGRKVEGGYIVRGALPWVSNLGPDHFFGTIFEREDDGGGTAKSGPGIVMFLADCADPAITLQPCKPFLAMDGTGTYGVQFRDVFVPDELILADPAGPFIKKIRAGFILLQSGMALGLIKDCIKIMDEVGAPLGHVNRYLPQQPQQFRELHAEFEKETMALASDPYNADDSYWRRVIALRLRAGDASVAAAHAAMLHCGARGYLKSHRAQRRLREAYFVAIVTPATKQLRKMLAGDEP, encoded by the coding sequence ATGGGTTCTCTGGCGTTATCGCGGGCCGACGTTTCGGATCGTCCTGCACCTACCATTGTCGATGAGGTGGCGAGGATCGCGCGGCACGAGCTCGCGCCGCTCGCCCCCGACATCGATGCCGGCTCGGTCTATCCGGGCGATCTGCTGCGCCGCCTCGGCAAGGTCGGCGTCTGGGGCAGCCATGTGCCGCTGGAGGGCCCCGCCGATCTGCGCTGCGCGATCCAGTCGATCGCCGCACTCGGGGAGGTCTGTGGCGCCTCCGCCTTCATGGCGTGGTGCCAGATGACACTGGTTTGGTACGTCGCCAATTCCACCAACATGAAACTGGCCAGGCGTTTCGGTGACAGTTATTCGACGGGGCGTGTGCTCGGCGGCACCGGTCTTTCCAATCCCATGAAGAGTTTTTTCGGCATCGAGAAGCTGAAGCTGAAAGGGCGGAAGGTCGAAGGCGGCTACATCGTGCGCGGCGCGCTGCCCTGGGTGTCCAATCTCGGCCCCGATCATTTCTTCGGCACGATCTTCGAGCGTGAGGACGATGGCGGCGGCACCGCAAAGAGCGGGCCGGGCATCGTGATGTTCCTTGCCGACTGCGCCGATCCCGCGATCACGCTGCAGCCGTGCAAACCGTTCCTTGCGATGGACGGCACCGGCACCTATGGCGTGCAGTTCCGCGACGTCTTCGTACCGGATGAACTGATCCTGGCCGATCCGGCGGGGCCATTCATCAAAAAAATCCGCGCCGGCTTCATCCTGCTGCAGTCGGGCATGGCGCTCGGCCTGATCAAGGATTGCATCAAGATCATGGACGAGGTCGGCGCGCCGCTCGGCCACGTCAACCGCTATCTGCCGCAGCAGCCGCAGCAGTTCCGCGAACTCCATGCCGAGTTCGAGAAGGAGACGATGGCGCTGGCGAGCGATCCCTACAATGCCGACGACAGCTACTGGCGGCGCGTGATCGCGTTGCGGTTGCGCGCCGGCGATGCCAGCGTCGCCGCCGCGCATGCGGCGATGCTCCATTGCGGTGCGCGCGGCTACCTGAAGAGCCACCGCGCCCAGCGCCGGCTCCGCGAAGCCTATTTCGTCGCGATTGTTACGCCCGCCACCAA